From Brassica rapa cultivar Chiifu-401-42 chromosome A06, CAAS_Brap_v3.01, whole genome shotgun sequence:
CAACGCTTTGCATACATGCATCTAATATCGTCATTTAacttattttagttattagaCATTCTACAAATCTAACAATGCAATCATCACCCTTACAGACTTTTTCccttaaatttgtatttttcataaTCATTCGGTTTCgtagttaaaaaataaataatgtttatCATGATTGTCTAAGAGAAAGAACAATGACACGGATCTTAGTACTAAGAACACGTGTACTGGTTAATTAACTAAAGGAAGGTGATGTTTCATTTTGTCTGCGTAGCATTTTGCTTCTTAATCATCGTTTCTATCTCCATATCCATTTGCTTATTTATCCACGATTTTTTAGAAAGAGGTTTTCTTTTCCTTGTGTAGTTATTTTAAATGATCAGTGCTATAATTAACAATatagtcatcatcatcattacatGTTTGTTTAAAGTAATGAGTTCTAAAATCTCGAAAAAgtaactttttcttttcatgCTCTGTTGTTTAAATTCAGGCAATCATTCTCCTTTCCTGTAAGTTAGCTGAATTACGCACGGCGGTTACTGCTGATGTTATTAAAAATACTGCTACACACAGTATAGTTATGGGAAactacaaagtaaaaaaaaagtatcagttattttttgtaaatctaCTTTCCATGTAAAAGATGTTTTTCTGTTTTGCAAAGTTAACATTAGGTTACTGTATATCACTCTGTATCTGTCTAGCAAATTATATGTTGTTTCTGAACGAATTGTTTTCAAAACATGCTATAAAAGAACAACTCCAACCCTATATCTTTTTGATAATTGACTCTTTATGGtagtataatataatttttatcaataaCTCCTGATATTCGGTAATAATTATCCTTTATTCCTTTGACAGTCCATTTGTGAAAGTTACTGTAAGTTACAGTCTGTAAACCATTATAAGATAGATTTCTATTGCTTTTGCAGAAGAAATCATCTCTGAGATTTGATTTAACAATTGGCTATTATCGTTTGCAGTGTATATACAGTTATCAATAATCAATCTAATTTGGGATTTAAGTCCATAAAAACTTTAAACGTGAATGACATTATTTGGTGGTCCATCGACCATTCTCAATTTTTCTTGTAAGAACAAGACCAAGAAACAACAAACAGCTTACACCGAACAATCAAACGTTAAAAGCCTAACCGAAAATCATGATTCAACAGGAGACTCAACTTTGCTTTCCTCAGCTGCATAGAAAGGGATGGGTTTCTTCGGAGCAGGAAGACGTCCGATGCTATCGACCCGATCTTGTTGTTTAGGAGGTGGTCTCGCTGCTTTTGGCAATAACCTTCCTTTCTTCTCAAACCATTCCGGTTTAAGCAATGCCCTCAACCCCAATTTGTTGTAATACACTCTTCTCACTGATCCTCCTGCTGCCTCCACCACCTCCTTAGCCCTAACTGTCACTCTCGAAACCTGTAGTAAAACATGCCCACATTAAACTAGCGAACTCATGGACTGATGATGACAATGACTTGGCACCACAGGGAAAATGCAAATGACAGTACAGAGCAAAACATCATAATTCAAATAGAAACCTCTAAATGAAGTGGCCATTTAATCTCATCAGCACCACGACCCATTAGTCTTACTCCGTCTTCTATTTGCTTCCCTATGGCTCCCACATCCTGCAGATCAGCGCTAATGTTTCAGTAAGAAGTAGAGACACATGTGAATAGAAAAGAGTGATGAGTGTGACCAAACCTTGAGCGTTTTCATCGTGATCAACTCATGGGAATCTATCTGCCCAGCGTTAATAAGTTTAGCGATCTTCCCCAAACCAACTGGCTGCACCACACAACAACCATATACATCAACAGAGCGTTAAGAATCCAAATTCGAAACCTTTAGACACAGCATCGGTGATATATATTCTCATTTCAACCTAATCTAATGAGTTCTGGACCCGTTAGAGACAAATCTCAGAACCGAAAGATGAGAGCTTTAACCTGAAAGTGAAGCTTAAACTTGTTCTTGAAGCCACGTTTAGGTAAACGACGTCGTAACGGAGTCTGCCCACCTTCGAAACCAAACTTCATCGTCCCTCTCGCCTTCTGCCCCTTGTGACCTCTCCCCGCGGTTTTACCTTTGCCAGACCCAATACCTCTTCCTTTCCTCGTCTTGAGCTTTCTCGGCACATTGTCTCTCAGATCGTTCAAGCTCAACAAACTGTAAGCTCGAATCCCCTGAAACGACGAAACTCCGCCCGGAAAGCTAGGAACTTGAGTAAGGATCGGAGATCGACGGCATTGAAGAGCCGGCGAAGAGATGATGAATCTGGGGTTGGCGGAGTGATGAATCGAGGAATTGAAGAGAGATGTTGAAATGATCGAAGAGATTCTTCTTCTAATCATCTTCTTCGTTTAAGGAACACGCACGCAGATTCCGATTTGGGATTTTTAGGGTTTATGAGAGATCTCAGTTCTGGATCATCATCGTCTTCTGAGGTTCAGGTTGCTGCCATCATTGGGCTTCTTCGTTCATTTTATAGGCCTGTTTATGGCCCAGTCTTTTCAGCCCAAGGCTGATTTAATTGAACCGTCCGGTTAAGTGCATAACCGAATTTATTTTCCCCGCCAATTTGCTAAACGACGCCGTTTTCAGCGAAGtaacattaaaattaaaaacaggAAAGGGTTTAAGGTCATCGTCGCATTGAGTATCTACAATAACTATTCTCTCTCGTTGTCTCGCCGTCGACGGAGCAAGAGCAACCCTTCGTTCTCAGGTTAACCCGCCTTTTACAATTGCTTTCTCGTTTTGATTCCGCCTTCAATTTACTGTCTATCTGTAACTGCGATTTTGATCGTGTAGGAGCTAGGAACTAGTAGGATTGAGTTGTTATCTTCAATCTGCTTTGAGAATCTGTGAGAGCTGAGAGGTGGGTAGAGATGACATTGGATTACAAACCTTCAGAAGAGTTCGAAGTCAGTAAACTACAGTCGCTCCTTGACTTTGATGTGACGACGGGTGCGAAGGAGCTTTGGCTTATCCAGTGCCCTACAAGTCATGTATGTTCGGAGAAAGAATGTTATCAGCACGATTGTGCTCTCCACTTGAGAAAGCTCTCTCTCCGCCGGCGTTCCTTTTTCCAGTCAGCTCTTCCGGTGCACAGCCTTTGCTCCACCGGCGCTCAGCCTTCTCTCCACCAGGccacctctctctctccgccGGAAAACTCCTTTCTCTCTCAAATTCCGGCCAACTTTTAGCCTCTCTCTCACGGTGGTCTTCTCAGATTCTTGTGGTGAAAAAGGTAGACAAATCAAAATCTTGAAATCTAAAGAACACCATTATATCTGAAAGAAATCTAGGATCTATATGAATCCATAACTTATAAACAATCTAtggatttaaaatattaatcttgTTTCTATGATCCATATGATCCATATGAAACttgattctaaaattattttgaatccATAAAACTTAAAATTCTCTAAAGGTTCTAAGTttctctaaaaacttataaacttattaaaatacCTAAAGATCTATATGAATCTTGTTTATAAAAACTTATGaatcataaaattattagaGAAAGCTTAAACCTTTTGATTCAATCCTTTTGTTTGGCCATTTTACCAGATGTGATAAACATAAGTGTATAATCTGGCCAAAACAAAACTCCATCAAATCCTTGCTGTGCCATTTTCGGCCAGATCCCCTAAAAATCAGTCA
This genomic window contains:
- the LOC103873893 gene encoding 50S ribosomal protein L15; this translates as MIRRRISSIISTSLFNSSIHHSANPRFIISSPALQCRRSPILTQVPSFPGGVSSFQGIRAYSLLSLNDLRDNVPRKLKTRKGRGIGSGKGKTAGRGHKGQKARGTMKFGFEGGQTPLRRRLPKRGFKNKFKLHFQPVGLGKIAKLINAGQIDSHELITMKTLKDVGAIGKQIEDGVRLMGRGADEIKWPLHLEVSRVTVRAKEVVEAAGGSVRRVYYNKLGLRALLKPEWFEKKGRLLPKAARPPPKQQDRVDSIGRLPAPKKPIPFYAAEESKVESPVES